TGATATATAAAAGTTCGTTTTTTTATTTTCGAAAAGACAAAAATATAAGGAATATCGAGATGTGCAAAAAATAGTTTCGGCTATTTGTGAATAATGTTGTTTTTTGTCTGATATATGCGGATAATTGAAGAAATATCGCTACCTTTGAGCGAATTTGTTTTTATTCAAAATCTGTTTATTTTGGCTCGAAAAAAGAAAGAACTGCCTGTCTTTGAGCAGGTGGAGATAACCGATATAGCTGCCGAAGGAAAAGCGGTGGCGCGCGTCAACGATTTGGTGGTCTTTATTCCATACGGAGCCCCCGGAGATATTGTTGATTTGCAGATATTCAAGAAGAAACACAAGTATGCCGAGGGCCGCATCATTCACATGCACAAGAGTTCACCGTTGCGGGTAACCCCTTTTTGCGAGCATTTCGGCGTGTGTGGCGGTTGCAAATGGCAACACATTCCCTACGAATATCAATTACAGTATAAGCAGAAACAAGTTTTCGACAATCTTACACGCATCGGCAAAATACCCCTGCCCGAGTTCGACCCCATCAAAGGTTCGGCCCGCACGGAGTTTTACCGGAACAAGTTGGAGTTTACCTTTTCCAACAAATCGTGGTTGACGACCGAAGAGCTGGCCGCTGCCGATGAAGGCACCGACCGCAATGCCTTGGGTTTTCATATCCCCGGCATGTTCGACAAGGTGCTCGACATCAAGAAATGCTGGTTGCAAGATGATATATCAAACCGCATACGTCTGGCTGTGAAGCAGTATGCACTCGACCACGCTTATCCGTTTTTCGATTTGCGGGAGCAGTCGGGACTCATGCGCAACATCATCGTGCGCACGGCGTCGACGGGCGAGATCATGGTCATTGTTGTCTTTTTTGAAGATGATGCCGAACGCATACGACCGCTCATGCAACACTTGGCCGATACTTTCCCGCAGATTACTTCGCTGCTTTACATCATCAATACCAAGGCCAACGATACCATCACCGACCGAGAGGTCATCACCTTCCGCGGGCGAGATTACATTCTCGAAGAGATGGACGGCCTCCGATTCAAGGTTGGGCCCAAATCATTCTATCAGACCAATTCGGCCCAGGCACATGAACTCTATAAGGTGGCGGCCGATTTTGCCGCCCTTACCGGAGAAGAATTGGTCTATGACCTCTATACCGGTACCGGGACGATAGCCAATTTCGTGGCGCGCAAAGTGCGCAAAGTCATCGGCATCGAGTATGTGCCCGAAGCCATCGAAGATGCCAAGGCCAATGCGGCTTTCAACGGTCTCGACAATACGCTTTTCTATGCCGGTGACATGAAAGACTTGCTCACGCCTCAATTTATCGAAGAGCACGGGCGCCCCGATGTCATCATTACCGACCCGCCCCGGGCCGGCATGCACGACGATGTGGTGAAGACAATTCTTTTTGCCGCTCCCCGTCGCATCGTGTATGTGAGTTGCAACCCCGCTACGCAAGCCCGCGACCTGGCCTTGCTCGATGCCGATTATCGGGTGGCTCGCGTGCAGCCGGTCGACATGTTCCCGCACACGCACCATGTCGAGAATGTCGTGCTTTTGGAGCGAAAATAAGAAAAGGAAAAGAGAGGTTTTTGCCGAGACCTCTCTTTTCTCTGTTTTAGGAAATCAAAAACAAGAAAGAATATGACCGAATTAATCAGAAAAAAACTCAACGACAGTCCCGTAGCACGCTGGACAGCCATGTTTATCGTTTCCTTTACCATGATGTGCGGCTATTTTATCACCGACGTGATGGCTTCACTCGAAGTGATGTGTACCGCACCTGTTGCCGAAGGCGGCTT
Above is a window of Candidatus Caccoplasma merdavium DNA encoding:
- the rlmD gene encoding 23S rRNA (uracil(1939)-C(5))-methyltransferase RlmD, whose product is MARKKKELPVFEQVEITDIAAEGKAVARVNDLVVFIPYGAPGDIVDLQIFKKKHKYAEGRIIHMHKSSPLRVTPFCEHFGVCGGCKWQHIPYEYQLQYKQKQVFDNLTRIGKIPLPEFDPIKGSARTEFYRNKLEFTFSNKSWLTTEELAAADEGTDRNALGFHIPGMFDKVLDIKKCWLQDDISNRIRLAVKQYALDHAYPFFDLREQSGLMRNIIVRTASTGEIMVIVVFFEDDAERIRPLMQHLADTFPQITSLLYIINTKANDTITDREVITFRGRDYILEEMDGLRFKVGPKSFYQTNSAQAHELYKVAADFAALTGEELVYDLYTGTGTIANFVARKVRKVIGIEYVPEAIEDAKANAAFNGLDNTLFYAGDMKDLLTPQFIEEHGRPDVIITDPPRAGMHDDVVKTILFAAPRRIVYVSCNPATQARDLALLDADYRVARVQPVDMFPHTHHVENVVLLERK